A single window of Gossypium hirsutum isolate 1008001.06 chromosome A10, Gossypium_hirsutum_v2.1, whole genome shotgun sequence DNA harbors:
- the LOC107915524 gene encoding uncharacterized mitochondrial protein AtMg00860-like: protein MGRGQRASDRGIGQTEVRQPALPYLDQFVVVFIDDILVYSKTNDEYDEHLKVVLQILHEKQLYAKLIKFSAERICVDPRKIKAVLDWKQPKNISEIHSFLGLAGYYWQFVEGFSLIAASLTKLLCKGVPFVWTDEQQLSFEKLKSVLTQALVLIQPESGKEFVVYSDALHVDLGFVLIQDGKVVAYASRHLKTHEGNYLINHLELAAMIFALKI, encoded by the exons atgggtcgtgGGCAGAGAGCATCCGACAGAGGTATTGGTCagactgaggtgaggcagcctgcactg CcgtatctggatcagtttgtcGTGGTCTTCATCGACGATATTCTGGTGTACTCTAAGACCAATGATGAGTATGATGAACATCTTAAAGTAGTGCTTCAGATTCTACATGAGAAACAACTTTACGCTAAGTTGatcaagt TTTCTGCTGAAAGGATCTGTGTTGATCCAAGGAAGATTAAGGCTgtacttgattggaaacagcctaagaacaTATCTGAGATTCacagttttctgggtttagcggGTTATTATTGGCAGTTTGTCGAGGGGTTCTCTCTGATCGCAGCTTCGTTGACTAAGCTTCTATGCAAGGGAGTTCCTTTCGTTTGGACTGATGAGCAACAAttgagctttgagaagcttaagtcTGTTCTAACTCAAGCTCTTGTTTTGATACAGCCTGAATCCggtaaggagtttgtggtatatagtgatgcgCTGCATGTTGATTTAGGTTTTGTTCTGATACAGGATggaaaagttgtggcttatgcgtcccgTCATCTTAAGACACATGAGGGAAATTATCTGATAAATCATCTAGAGTTGGCTGCTATGatctttgcattgaaaatttag